A window from Bosea sp. ANAM02 encodes these proteins:
- a CDS encoding septum formation initiator family protein yields MVIRRGLRSIFVTLALYLVSGAAVAYFMFHAQHGARGLEARGAIRESLRDMEGELATLTAERKSWEQKLALVRSEAVDRDLLEENAREILGRTHRNDVVIMGR; encoded by the coding sequence ATGGTTATTCGCCGCGGTCTCCGCTCGATCTTCGTGACGCTGGCCCTCTACCTCGTGTCGGGGGCGGCGGTGGCGTATTTCATGTTCCATGCCCAGCACGGCGCACGTGGCCTCGAAGCGCGCGGCGCGATCCGCGAGTCGCTGCGCGACATGGAGGGCGAGCTCGCAACGCTGACCGCCGAGCGCAAGTCCTGGGAGCAGAAGCTGGCGCTGGTTCGCAGCGAGGCCGTCGACCGCGACCTCCTCGAAGAGAATGCCCGCGAGATCCTGGGTCGGACCCACAGGAACGACGTCGTCATCATGGGGCGCTGA
- a CDS encoding biotin transporter BioY: MTDLALSRPFSPLRLESRSLAWQAGAVIVGSLLLALSSQIKVPMYPVPMTMQTFAVTLVGALYGWRLGAVTVIAWLAQGAMGLPVFAGAVGGPAYFAGPTGGYLLAFPFAAALTGWLAQRGWNGGRVGLAFAAMLAGNALCLVIGVAWLAVLIGLPKAIALGAAPFILGAILKSALAAAALKAFTPRG; encoded by the coding sequence ATGACCGATCTTGCCCTCAGCCGCCCGTTCAGCCCGCTGCGGCTGGAGAGCCGCTCGCTCGCCTGGCAGGCCGGCGCCGTGATCGTCGGCAGCTTGCTGCTGGCGCTGTCCTCGCAGATCAAGGTGCCGATGTATCCGGTGCCGATGACCATGCAGACCTTCGCGGTCACGCTGGTCGGCGCTCTCTACGGCTGGCGCCTTGGCGCGGTCACCGTCATCGCCTGGCTGGCTCAGGGCGCAATGGGCCTGCCCGTCTTCGCCGGCGCGGTCGGTGGCCCGGCCTATTTCGCCGGCCCGACCGGCGGCTACCTGCTGGCCTTCCCCTTCGCGGCTGCGCTGACCGGCTGGCTGGCGCAGCGCGGCTGGAACGGCGGCCGCGTCGGCCTCGCCTTCGCCGCGATGCTCGCCGGCAACGCGCTCTGCCTGGTGATCGGGGTGGCCTGGCTCGCCGTCCTCATCGGCCTGCCAAAGGCGATCGCGCTCGGCGCCGCGCCCTTCATTCTCGGCGCGATCCTGAAGTCCGCGCTCGCCGCCGCCGCGCTCAAGGCCTTCACGCCGCGCGGCTGA
- a CDS encoding DUF5131 family protein, with protein sequence MAIGSSIEWTEATWNPVGGCSILSPGCTNCYAMRMAKRLEAMGQEKYAGTTRVSGGRPKWTGKIILDEKSVGLPKLWKKGRLVFVNSMSDLFHDDVPLEFIVKIFDTMRETPQHTYQILTKRAERLQEVARFLHWPQNVWMGVSVENQDYWWRVKHLVETPAKVKFLSLEPLIGGLVDPDFTGIDWVIAGGESGPGARPVDAGWIRAIRDACIEQEVAFHFKQWGGSNKKATGRVLDHRTWDEMPSSYLQVSA encoded by the coding sequence GTGGCTATTGGATCATCGATTGAGTGGACCGAAGCAACTTGGAATCCGGTTGGCGGTTGCTCAATTTTGTCGCCGGGCTGCACAAATTGCTATGCCATGCGGATGGCTAAGCGGTTGGAGGCAATGGGGCAGGAAAAGTATGCGGGAACTACCCGCGTTTCCGGCGGTCGCCCGAAGTGGACCGGCAAGATAATTTTAGATGAGAAGTCAGTTGGCCTTCCTAAGCTCTGGAAGAAGGGCCGCCTTGTGTTTGTAAACAGCATGTCGGATCTTTTCCATGATGATGTCCCGCTGGAATTTATAGTAAAAATTTTTGATACAATGCGGGAGACTCCTCAGCATACCTATCAAATTTTGACGAAGCGTGCTGAGCGCTTGCAGGAAGTTGCAAGATTCCTTCATTGGCCTCAAAATGTGTGGATGGGCGTGAGTGTTGAAAACCAAGATTACTGGTGGCGAGTTAAGCATCTTGTTGAAACGCCAGCAAAGGTAAAATTCTTAAGCCTTGAGCCGCTAATAGGCGGATTAGTAGATCCGGATTTTACTGGTATAGATTGGGTAATCGCTGGTGGCGAAAGTGGGCCGGGCGCTCGACCGGTTGATGCTGGCTGGATTAGAGCCATTAGAGATGCCTGCATTGAGCAGGAGGTAGCCTTTCATTTCAAACAATGGGGCGGCTCCAATAAAAAAGCTACCGGCCGCGTTTTGGATCATCGCACATGGGATGAAATGCCGTCATCCTATTTGCAAGTCTCTGCATAG
- a CDS encoding three-Cys-motif partner protein TcmP, whose product MAQKFFEEREDQSEVKARIVSKYFYAWANVILPSAAANNSKIAYIDLFAGPGRYKDGAVSTPLMILEKAIATQKLRDNLVTMFNDENPSHTKNLEGEIAKLDGVNTLKYKPEISTGSVGEAIADQLATVKLVPTFSFIDPFGYKGLSLKLINGAIKDWGCDCVFFFNYNRINAGVSNSIVDKHINALFGEEVATELRSELTGLTPSEREQLILEKLAQAIKALGGKFVLPFRFRNASGTRSTHHLVFVSKHEKGYEIMKEILYKESSTHDQGVASLEYSPASARTPLLFSLQQPLDKLGSELLSLNKGKTISVLDIYKSHHVDTPFIKRNYKECLLQMEAQSAISAAPVKRRKGTMADEVMITFP is encoded by the coding sequence GTGGCGCAGAAATTTTTCGAGGAACGGGAGGATCAGTCCGAGGTTAAGGCCCGGATTGTCTCAAAATACTTTTATGCGTGGGCGAATGTTATTCTCCCTTCCGCTGCCGCAAACAACAGTAAAATAGCGTATATCGATCTTTTTGCCGGCCCCGGTCGTTATAAGGATGGGGCAGTTTCGACGCCGCTGATGATTCTCGAAAAGGCAATTGCGACGCAGAAATTAAGAGATAATCTTGTTACAATGTTCAATGACGAAAATCCAAGTCATACAAAAAATCTTGAGGGCGAGATAGCAAAATTAGATGGCGTAAATACGCTAAAGTACAAGCCGGAGATTTCAACGGGAAGTGTCGGTGAGGCTATTGCTGATCAGCTTGCAACTGTAAAATTAGTTCCGACGTTCTCCTTTATCGATCCCTTTGGTTACAAAGGGCTCTCATTAAAATTGATCAACGGAGCCATCAAGGACTGGGGCTGCGATTGTGTTTTCTTTTTCAACTATAATCGCATCAACGCGGGAGTGTCTAATTCGATCGTCGATAAACATATTAACGCCCTCTTTGGGGAGGAGGTTGCGACAGAGCTGCGAAGCGAGCTGACTGGACTCACGCCATCTGAAAGAGAGCAGCTTATTCTTGAAAAATTGGCTCAGGCAATCAAGGCCCTAGGGGGCAAATTTGTGTTGCCGTTCCGGTTTAGAAATGCGTCTGGGACAAGGTCCACGCACCATCTCGTTTTCGTTTCAAAGCACGAGAAGGGATACGAAATTATGAAAGAGATTCTATACAAAGAGAGCTCAACCCACGATCAGGGCGTAGCTTCTTTAGAATATTCTCCCGCGAGCGCTAGGACGCCTCTGCTGTTTTCTCTTCAGCAGCCGCTTGATAAGCTTGGGTCGGAATTGCTATCCCTGAATAAAGGTAAAACTATAAGTGTTTTGGATATTTATAAGTCGCACCATGTAGATACTCCGTTTATTAAAAGAAACTACAAGGAATGCCTCCTGCAGATGGAGGCGCAATCAGCGATAAGTGCCGCGCCAGTCAAGCGTCGTAAAGGTACGATGGCTGATGAGGTAATGATCACATTTCCATAG
- the pdhA gene encoding pyruvate dehydrogenase (acetyl-transferring) E1 component subunit alpha — MAVAARKSKAPAQPKAAAKPAKARSGKDGAGRGEGALSNTPTFTKDEDLHAYREMLLIRRFEEKAGQMYGMGLIGGFCHLYIGQEAVVIGMQMASKDGDQVITGYRDHGHMLACGMESRGVMAELTGRRGGYSRGKGGSMHMFSREKNFYGGHGIVGAQVSLGTGLAFADWYRDDKTVSMTYFGDGAANQGQVYESFNMAQLWKLPVVFVIENNRYAMGTAVSRASAQTDFSRRGVSFGIPGEQVDGMDVRAVREAAFRAIEHARSGKGPYILEMQTYRYRGHSMSDPAKYRSKDEVQRMREEHDPIEQVRARLVRDFKIGEDELKAIDAKVREIVNDAAEFATHDPEPDPSELYTDILLEAPRS; from the coding sequence ATGGCTGTTGCTGCGCGTAAGTCGAAAGCTCCCGCTCAACCCAAAGCTGCCGCGAAGCCTGCGAAGGCGCGATCCGGCAAGGACGGCGCCGGCAGGGGCGAGGGAGCCCTCAGCAACACCCCGACCTTCACCAAGGACGAAGATCTCCACGCCTATCGCGAGATGCTGCTGATCCGGCGCTTCGAGGAGAAGGCCGGCCAGATGTACGGCATGGGCCTGATCGGCGGCTTCTGCCATCTCTATATCGGCCAGGAAGCCGTCGTCATCGGCATGCAGATGGCCTCGAAGGACGGCGACCAGGTCATCACCGGCTATCGCGATCACGGCCATATGCTGGCCTGCGGCATGGAATCGCGCGGCGTGATGGCCGAGCTGACCGGCCGGCGCGGCGGCTATTCGCGCGGCAAGGGCGGTTCGATGCACATGTTCAGCCGCGAGAAGAATTTCTATGGCGGCCACGGCATCGTCGGCGCCCAGGTTTCGCTCGGTACCGGCCTCGCCTTCGCCGACTGGTATCGCGACGACAAGACGGTCTCGATGACCTATTTCGGCGACGGCGCCGCCAATCAGGGCCAGGTCTACGAGAGCTTCAACATGGCCCAGCTCTGGAAGCTGCCGGTCGTGTTCGTGATCGAGAACAACCGCTACGCCATGGGCACGGCGGTGAGCCGCGCTTCGGCTCAGACCGATTTCTCCCGCCGCGGCGTCTCCTTCGGCATCCCGGGCGAGCAGGTCGACGGCATGGATGTCCGCGCCGTGCGCGAGGCCGCCTTCCGCGCCATCGAGCATGCCCGCTCTGGCAAGGGGCCGTATATCCTGGAGATGCAGACCTATCGCTATCGCGGCCATTCGATGTCCGACCCGGCGAAGTACCGCTCCAAGGACGAGGTCCAGCGCATGCGCGAGGAGCACGATCCGATCGAGCAGGTTCGCGCCCGCCTCGTCCGCGACTTCAAGATCGGCGAGGACGAGCTCAAGGCGATCGACGCCAAGGTGCGCGAGATCGTCAACGATGCCGCCGAGTTCGCGACCCACGATCCCGAGCCGGATCCGTCGGAGCTCTACACCGACATCCTGCTGGAAGCCCCGCGGAGCTGA
- a CDS encoding zinc-dependent alcohol dehydrogenase family protein, whose protein sequence is MKAVVYEAFGQAPELRILPDPTPDPHSVVIKVEATGLCRSDWHGWVGHDPDIRLPHVPGHELAGIIAAVGRSVVRFREGDRVTVPFVAGCGSCPQCHSGNQQVCDDQFQPGFTHWGSFAEYVRIDRADFNLVRLPEEIDFATAASLGCRFVTSFRAVVDQGKVSGGQWVAVHGCGGVGLSAIMIANALGANVVAVDISDDKLKLAREVGAAVTINAKSQPDVVAAVRDATSGGAHVSLDALGHPQTCFNSVANLRKRGKHIQVGLLLAEQATPPIPMAQVIAHELEILGSHGMQAHRYGAMLDMISAGKLTPQQLVGRRIDLTEAIPALMAMDRFEGTGVTIIDRF, encoded by the coding sequence ATGAAAGCCGTCGTCTACGAAGCCTTCGGGCAGGCTCCCGAACTGCGCATCCTGCCGGACCCGACGCCGGATCCGCACAGCGTCGTCATCAAGGTCGAGGCGACGGGCCTGTGCCGCAGCGACTGGCATGGCTGGGTCGGCCACGATCCCGATATCCGCCTGCCGCATGTGCCGGGCCATGAGCTGGCCGGAATCATCGCGGCGGTCGGCCGCAGCGTCGTGCGCTTCCGCGAGGGCGACCGCGTCACCGTGCCCTTCGTCGCGGGCTGCGGCTCCTGCCCGCAATGCCATTCCGGCAACCAGCAGGTCTGCGACGACCAGTTCCAGCCCGGCTTCACCCATTGGGGCTCTTTCGCCGAGTACGTCCGCATCGACCGCGCCGATTTCAACCTCGTGCGCCTGCCCGAGGAGATCGATTTCGCCACCGCCGCCAGCCTGGGCTGCCGTTTCGTCACCTCGTTCCGCGCCGTGGTCGACCAGGGCAAGGTCTCGGGCGGGCAATGGGTCGCCGTCCATGGCTGCGGCGGCGTCGGCCTCTCGGCGATCATGATCGCCAATGCGCTCGGCGCCAATGTCGTCGCCGTCGACATCTCGGACGACAAGCTCAAGCTCGCCCGCGAGGTCGGCGCCGCGGTGACGATCAACGCGAAGTCGCAGCCCGACGTCGTCGCCGCCGTGCGCGACGCGACCAGTGGCGGCGCGCATGTCTCGCTCGATGCGCTCGGCCACCCCCAGACCTGCTTCAACTCGGTGGCGAACCTGCGCAAGCGCGGCAAGCATATCCAGGTCGGGCTGCTGCTGGCGGAGCAGGCGACGCCGCCGATCCCGATGGCGCAGGTCATCGCCCACGAGCTCGAAATCCTCGGCAGCCACGGCATGCAGGCGCATCGCTATGGCGCGATGCTCGACATGATCAGCGCCGGCAAGCTCACCCCGCAGCAGCTCGTCGGCCGCCGCATCGACCTCACTGAGGCGATCCCCGCCCTGATGGCGATGGACCGCTTCGAGGGCACGGGCGTGACGATCATCGACCGGTTCTGA
- a CDS encoding GntR family transcriptional regulator has translation MTKPAEDTIAVRIARALAERIIAGTMEPGSRLRQDHIAEEFETSHVPVREAFRRLEAQGLAISEPRRGVRVASFDLSEVKEVAAMRAALEVLALRHAAPHLTAAILDKAEQARRDCDAATDVRAWEEANRRFHRTLVAPCGMRRLLATIDDLHAASARFLFSAWRSEWEARTDHDHRAILNALRNGDLETAIATLARHAQWIGERPVRTASGATRGAFAIVG, from the coding sequence ATGACGAAGCCTGCCGAAGATACCATTGCCGTCCGCATCGCCAGAGCCCTGGCCGAGCGGATCATCGCCGGAACGATGGAGCCCGGCTCGCGCCTGCGGCAGGACCATATCGCCGAGGAATTCGAGACCAGCCATGTCCCGGTGCGCGAGGCCTTCCGCCGGCTGGAGGCGCAGGGACTGGCGATCAGCGAGCCGCGCCGCGGCGTCCGCGTCGCTTCCTTCGACTTGTCGGAGGTCAAGGAGGTCGCGGCGATGCGCGCTGCGCTGGAGGTGCTGGCGCTACGCCATGCCGCGCCGCATCTCACCGCCGCCATCCTCGACAAGGCCGAGCAGGCGCGGCGCGATTGCGACGCCGCCACCGATGTCCGGGCCTGGGAGGAGGCGAATCGCCGCTTTCATCGCACGCTGGTCGCGCCTTGCGGCATGAGGCGCCTGCTCGCGACGATCGACGATCTCCATGCCGCGAGCGCGCGTTTCCTGTTCTCGGCCTGGCGTTCGGAATGGGAAGCCCGCACCGACCACGACCACCGCGCCATCCTCAACGCCCTGCGCAATGGCGACCTGGAAACCGCGATCGCGACGCTGGCGCGGCATGCGCAGTGGATCGGCGAGCGCCCGGTCCGCACCGCCTCGGGTGCGACGCGCGGCGCCTTCGCGATCGTCGGGTGA
- the uvrA gene encoding excinuclease ABC subunit UvrA has product MFDRNRAADPNSRAITVRGAREHNLKNVDLAIPRDKLVVFTGLSGSGKSSLAFDTIYAEGQRRYVESLSAYARQFLEMMQKPDVDQIDGLSPAISIEQKTTSKNPRSTVGTVTEIHDYMRLLWARAGIPYSPATGLPIESQTVQQMVDRMVELPEKTRGYLLAPVVRGRKGEFKKEMADWLKRGFQRVKVNGEFYEIPDAPALDKKFKHDIDVVVDRVVIRPDLGARLADSLEQALELTDGIAVFEYADEKEENGEAKRVTFSSKFACPVSGFTIPEIEPRLFSFNNPFGACPVCDGLGHEMRIDPDMIVPDHSLTLKKGAIAPWAKSTSPYYGQTLEALARHFGFSMTKPWSELPESAQKAILFGTGTEPVRMAYNDGLRSYEVKKPFEGVITNMERRWKETESDWAREEIGRFMSETPCAACNGYRLKPEALAVKIDGRHIGEVSKLSVKDALDWVTALPARLSKKQNEIAPRILKEIRDRLTFLLDVGLEYLTLARASGTLSGGESQRIRLASQIGSGLTGVLYVLDEPSIGLHQRDNERLLGTLRRLRDLGNTVIVVEHDEDAILTADYVVDVGPGAGIHGGEIVAKGTPQDILDDPNSLTGKYLTGEMSVAVPAKRRKAQKGRSLKIVGARGNNLRNVDVEIPLGMFTCITGVSGGGKSTLVIDTLYKAVARKLNGSIDHPAPHDRIEGIEHLDKVIDIDQSPIGRTPRSNPATYTGAFTPIREWFAGLPEAKARGYQAGRFSFNVKGGRCEACQGDGLIKIEMHFLPDVYVTCDVCKGKRYDRETLEVKYRDKSIADVLDMSVEEAKGLFKAVPSIRDKMETLARVGLDYVKVGQQATTLSGGEAQRVKLSKELSKRATGRTLYILDEPTTGLHFHDVAKLMEVLHELVDQGNSVVVIEHNLEVVKTADWVIDMGPEGGNGGGQVVAEGTPEDIVRIGKGHTARFLKEVLERRPIKKGKVQRQAAE; this is encoded by the coding sequence ATGTTCGACCGCAATCGCGCGGCCGACCCGAACAGCCGCGCCATCACCGTGCGCGGCGCGCGCGAGCACAATCTCAAGAATGTCGACCTCGCGATTCCGCGCGACAAGCTCGTGGTGTTCACCGGGCTCTCCGGCTCGGGCAAGTCCTCGCTCGCCTTCGACACGATCTATGCGGAGGGCCAGCGGCGCTATGTCGAGTCGCTCTCGGCCTATGCCCGCCAGTTCCTCGAGATGATGCAGAAGCCCGATGTCGACCAGATCGACGGCCTCTCGCCGGCGATCTCGATCGAGCAGAAGACGACCTCGAAGAACCCGCGCTCGACGGTCGGCACGGTCACCGAGATCCACGACTACATGCGCCTGCTCTGGGCGCGCGCCGGCATCCCCTATTCGCCCGCGACCGGCCTGCCGATCGAGAGCCAGACCGTGCAGCAGATGGTCGACCGCATGGTCGAACTGCCGGAGAAGACGCGCGGCTATCTGCTCGCGCCGGTGGTGCGCGGCCGCAAGGGCGAGTTCAAGAAGGAGATGGCCGACTGGCTGAAGCGCGGCTTCCAGCGCGTCAAGGTCAATGGCGAGTTCTACGAGATTCCAGACGCGCCTGCCCTCGACAAGAAGTTCAAGCACGACATCGACGTGGTGGTGGACCGCGTCGTGATCCGCCCGGATCTCGGCGCGCGCCTTGCCGACTCGTTGGAGCAGGCGCTGGAGCTGACCGACGGCATCGCCGTCTTCGAATATGCCGACGAGAAGGAGGAGAACGGCGAGGCGAAGCGCGTCACCTTCTCCTCGAAATTCGCCTGCCCGGTCTCCGGCTTCACCATTCCCGAGATCGAGCCGCGGCTGTTCTCGTTCAACAACCCGTTCGGCGCCTGCCCGGTCTGCGACGGCCTCGGCCACGAGATGCGGATCGATCCGGACATGATCGTGCCGGACCATTCGCTGACGCTGAAGAAAGGCGCGATCGCGCCCTGGGCCAAGTCGACCTCGCCCTATTACGGCCAGACGCTGGAAGCGCTCGCCAGGCATTTCGGCTTCTCGATGACAAAACCCTGGTCGGAGCTGCCGGAGAGCGCGCAGAAGGCGATCCTGTTCGGCACCGGCACGGAACCCGTCCGCATGGCCTATAATGACGGCCTGCGCAGCTACGAGGTGAAGAAGCCCTTCGAGGGCGTCATCACCAATATGGAGCGGCGCTGGAAGGAGACGGAGTCGGACTGGGCGCGCGAGGAGATCGGCCGCTTCATGTCCGAGACGCCCTGCGCCGCCTGCAACGGCTATCGCCTGAAGCCCGAGGCGCTGGCGGTGAAGATCGACGGCCGCCATATCGGCGAGGTCTCGAAGCTTTCGGTCAAGGACGCGCTGGACTGGGTCACCGCCCTGCCCGCCCGGCTCTCGAAGAAGCAGAACGAGATCGCCCCGCGCATCCTCAAGGAAATCCGCGACCGGCTGACCTTCCTGCTCGATGTCGGGCTGGAATACCTGACGCTCGCCCGCGCCTCCGGCACGCTCTCCGGCGGCGAGAGCCAGCGCATCCGGCTGGCCTCGCAGATCGGCTCGGGGCTGACCGGCGTGCTCTATGTGCTCGACGAGCCCTCGATCGGCCTGCACCAGCGCGACAACGAGCGCCTGCTCGGCACGCTGCGGCGCCTGCGCGACCTCGGCAACACCGTGATCGTGGTCGAGCATGACGAGGACGCGATCCTGACCGCCGACTATGTCGTCGATGTCGGCCCCGGCGCCGGCATCCATGGCGGCGAGATCGTCGCCAAGGGTACGCCGCAGGACATTCTCGACGATCCGAATTCGCTCACCGGCAAATACCTCACCGGCGAGATGTCGGTCGCGGTGCCGGCCAAGCGCCGCAAGGCCCAGAAGGGCCGCTCGCTCAAGATCGTCGGCGCGCGCGGCAACAACCTGCGCAATGTCGATGTCGAGATCCCCCTGGGGATGTTCACCTGCATCACCGGCGTCTCCGGCGGCGGCAAGTCGACGCTGGTGATCGACACGCTCTACAAGGCGGTGGCGCGCAAGCTGAACGGCTCGATCGACCACCCGGCCCCGCATGACCGCATCGAGGGCATCGAGCATCTCGACAAGGTCATCGACATCGACCAGTCGCCGATCGGCCGCACGCCGCGCTCGAACCCGGCGACCTATACCGGCGCCTTCACGCCGATCCGCGAATGGTTCGCCGGCCTGCCGGAGGCGAAGGCGCGCGGCTATCAGGCCGGGCGCTTCTCGTTCAACGTCAAGGGCGGCCGCTGCGAGGCCTGCCAGGGCGACGGCCTCATCAAGATCGAGATGCACTTCCTGCCGGATGTCTACGTCACCTGCGACGTCTGCAAGGGCAAGCGCTACGACCGCGAAACCCTCGAAGTGAAGTATCGCGACAAGTCGATCGCCGACGTGCTCGACATGTCGGTCGAGGAGGCGAAGGGCCTGTTCAAGGCGGTGCCCTCGATCCGCGACAAGATGGAGACGCTGGCGCGCGTCGGCCTGGACTACGTCAAGGTCGGCCAGCAGGCGACGACGCTGTCGGGCGGCGAGGCGCAGCGCGTCAAGCTCTCCAAGGAGCTCTCCAAGCGCGCCACCGGCCGCACGCTCTACATCCTCGACGAGCCGACCACAGGCCTGCATTTCCACGATGTCGCCAAGCTCATGGAGGTGCTGCACGAGCTGGTCGACCAGGGCAATTCGGTGGTGGTGATCGAGCACAATCTCGAGGTGGTGAAGACCGCCGACTGGGTGATCGACATGGGCCCCGAAGGCGGCAACGGCGGCGGCCAGGTGGTGGCCGAAGGCACGCCGGAGGACATCGTCCGCATCGGCAAAGGCCACACCGCGCGCTTCCTCAAGGAAGTGCTGGAGCGGCGGCCGATCAAGAAGGGCAAGGTCCAGCGGCAGGCGGCGGAGTAA
- a CDS encoding pyruvate dehydrogenase complex E1 component subunit beta encodes MPIDILMPALSPTMEEGKLAKWLKKEGDQVKAGDIIAEIETDKATMEVEAVDEGVLAKILVADGTENVAVNTPIGVIAAEGEDVSAAASGGGKAAAPEAKAEPKAEDKAPAKSEDTPAASNPDTVPAQAKAYDASSEFPAGVEIVSTTVREALRDAMAEEMRRDKDVFVMGEEVAEYQGAYKVTQGLLQEFGPKRVIDTPITEHGFAGIGVGAALSGLKPIVEFMTFNFAMQAIDHIINSAAKTLYMSGGQMGAPIVFRGPNGAAARVGAQHSHDYAAWYSNVPGLKVVMPYSASDAKGLLKSAIRDPNPVIFLENEIMYGKSFDVPKGDDFLIPIGKAKVVRPGKDVTIVSFGIGMTYALGAAEALAKDGIEAEVIDLRTIRPMDIETVIASVQKTNRCVAVEEGFPQSGVTAEIGMKIMEAAFDYLDAPVARVTGKDVPMPYAANLEKLALPNIGEVVAAAKAVCYR; translated from the coding sequence ATGCCGATCGACATTCTCATGCCTGCGCTTTCTCCCACCATGGAGGAAGGAAAACTGGCCAAGTGGCTGAAGAAAGAGGGCGATCAGGTCAAGGCGGGCGACATCATCGCCGAGATCGAGACCGACAAGGCCACGATGGAGGTCGAGGCGGTCGACGAGGGCGTGCTCGCCAAGATCCTCGTCGCCGACGGCACCGAGAACGTCGCCGTGAACACGCCGATCGGCGTGATAGCCGCCGAGGGCGAGGATGTCTCGGCCGCGGCCAGCGGCGGCGGCAAGGCTGCCGCGCCGGAAGCCAAGGCAGAGCCGAAGGCTGAGGACAAGGCCCCGGCCAAGAGCGAAGACACGCCGGCCGCCAGCAACCCCGATACGGTTCCGGCCCAGGCCAAGGCCTATGACGCCTCCTCGGAATTTCCGGCTGGGGTCGAGATCGTCAGCACCACGGTCCGCGAAGCGCTGCGCGACGCGATGGCCGAGGAGATGCGCCGCGACAAGGACGTCTTCGTGATGGGCGAGGAGGTCGCCGAATACCAGGGTGCCTACAAGGTCACGCAAGGCCTGCTGCAGGAATTCGGGCCCAAGCGCGTCATCGACACGCCGATCACCGAGCACGGCTTCGCCGGCATCGGCGTCGGCGCGGCGCTTTCCGGCCTGAAGCCGATTGTCGAGTTCATGACCTTCAACTTCGCCATGCAGGCGATCGACCACATCATCAACTCCGCCGCCAAGACGCTCTACATGTCCGGCGGCCAGATGGGCGCGCCGATCGTGTTCCGTGGTCCGAACGGCGCGGCCGCCCGCGTCGGCGCCCAGCACAGCCATGACTACGCGGCGTGGTACTCCAACGTGCCGGGCCTCAAGGTGGTGATGCCCTACAGCGCTTCCGACGCGAAGGGCCTGCTGAAGAGCGCGATCCGCGATCCGAACCCGGTGATCTTCCTCGAGAACGAGATCATGTACGGCAAGTCCTTCGACGTGCCGAAGGGCGACGACTTCCTGATCCCGATCGGCAAGGCGAAGGTGGTGCGTCCCGGCAAGGACGTGACGATCGTCTCCTTCGGCATCGGCATGACCTATGCGCTCGGCGCCGCCGAGGCCTTGGCCAAGGACGGCATCGAGGCCGAGGTCATCGATCTCCGCACCATCCGCCCGATGGATATCGAGACCGTCATCGCCTCGGTGCAGAAGACCAACCGCTGCGTCGCGGTCGAGGAGGGCTTCCCGCAATCCGGCGTCACCGCCGAGATCGGCATGAAGATCATGGAGGCGGCCTTCGACTATCTCGACGCGCCCGTCGCCCGCGTCACCGGCAAGGACGTGCCGATGCCCTATGCGGCCAACCTCGAGAAGCTCGCGCTTCCGAATATCGGCGAGGTCGTCGCGGCGGCCAAGGCCGTCTGCTATCGCTGA